The following proteins are co-located in the Bacteroidota bacterium genome:
- a CDS encoding HAD-IIIC family phosphatase: MKFSEILRLNKEFRFSLEKTPVYPISVISNVVVNQLQPILEYELRVNFVNAEVAIGDYDAIIQDSVKSSEKSMVVLFWEIANLIDGFQYKAPLLSLKETEELVERFKSEIDFALKNLEKLPLVLFNKFSTLAFNHPYIKKNNFDFICDQLNNYIESKQSHNVIIIDIDKLIAKCSIEKSFDFRNYYSSKALYSVDFFREYASFIKPIVLSATGKSKKALIFDCDNTLWNGIVGEDGLDGIQMSSKTAKGVVFEEVQHLAKDLARKGIVIGLNSKNNASDVNEVFSNNKAITIKDEDIVIKKVNWNDKVSNLKEIAKDLNIGIDSLLFVDDSDFEINLVRETLPQVVTMQVPKQLYLYPQEFRKRQECFFTLSNSNEDSNRIKMYKDEQKRETEKASFVNIGEYLKSLDLSIVVYIDNKAQIARIAQLTQKTNQFNFTTKRYTETEITSFIESKSHKVFTIEVRDKFGDFGLTGVIIVEIKDDSALIDTFLMSCRVLGRNLELKFLDLVIEELRLIGIKKIVASYYKTIKNNQVQVFYENNGFLVMKQNEIEKFYELNIANYKLHQLDYISSKYDR, translated from the coding sequence ATGAAATTCTCTGAGATTCTGCGTTTAAATAAGGAATTTAGATTTTCTCTTGAAAAAACTCCAGTTTATCCTATTTCCGTGATATCTAATGTTGTTGTAAATCAATTGCAACCAATATTGGAGTATGAGTTAAGAGTTAATTTCGTTAATGCTGAAGTAGCTATTGGGGATTACGATGCTATAATTCAAGATAGTGTAAAATCTTCAGAAAAAAGTATGGTGGTTTTGTTTTGGGAAATTGCCAATCTTATCGATGGTTTTCAATATAAAGCCCCTTTATTGTCATTAAAAGAGACGGAAGAGCTTGTTGAAAGATTTAAGTCGGAAATAGACTTTGCGCTAAAAAACTTAGAAAAACTTCCTTTGGTTCTTTTTAATAAGTTCAGTACACTAGCATTCAACCATCCCTATATAAAAAAAAATAATTTTGATTTTATTTGCGATCAACTTAATAATTACATTGAGTCAAAACAATCTCATAATGTTATAATAATTGACATTGATAAATTAATAGCTAAATGTTCAATAGAAAAATCTTTTGATTTTAGAAATTATTATTCTTCTAAAGCCCTTTATTCGGTAGACTTTTTTAGGGAATACGCTTCGTTTATTAAGCCAATAGTTTTATCTGCAACAGGTAAGTCAAAAAAAGCATTGATATTTGATTGCGATAATACACTTTGGAATGGGATAGTTGGAGAGGATGGGTTAGATGGAATTCAAATGTCTTCTAAAACAGCAAAAGGTGTAGTCTTTGAAGAGGTGCAACATTTGGCTAAAGACTTAGCACGTAAGGGAATTGTTATTGGATTAAATAGTAAGAATAATGCCTCAGATGTTAACGAGGTATTTAGCAATAATAAAGCAATTACTATTAAGGATGAAGATATTGTAATTAAGAAGGTTAACTGGAATGATAAAGTGTCAAATCTAAAGGAAATTGCAAAAGATTTGAATATTGGGATTGATAGCCTATTATTTGTAGATGATTCTGATTTTGAAATAAACCTAGTAAGAGAAACCCTACCTCAAGTTGTTACGATGCAAGTTCCAAAACAGCTTTATTTGTATCCACAAGAATTTCGTAAAAGGCAAGAATGTTTTTTTACGTTATCTAATTCCAATGAAGACTCTAATCGTATTAAAATGTACAAAGATGAGCAAAAGAGAGAAACAGAAAAAGCATCTTTTGTCAATATAGGTGAGTATTTAAAGTCGCTCGACTTGAGTATTGTGGTTTATATTGATAATAAAGCTCAAATTGCACGTATTGCACAGCTTACTCAAAAGACAAATCAGTTTAACTTTACAACCAAAAGATATACTGAAACAGAAATTACTAGCTTTATTGAAAGCAAATCACATAAAGTATTTACAATTGAAGTAAGAGATAAATTTGGAGATTTTGGATTAACAGGGGTAATTATTGTTGAAATTAAAGACGATTCAGCTCTAATTGATACTTTTTTAATGAGTTGTAGGGTTTTAGGGAGGAACTTAGAACTTAAATTTTTAGATTTGGTAATCGAAGAGCTTAGACTTATTGGAATTAAAAAAATTGTGGCATCTTATTATAAAACAATAAAAAATAATCAGGTTCAAGTTTTTTATGAGAATAATGGTTTTTTAGTAATGAAACAAAATGAGATTGAAAAGTTTTATGAACTCAATATTGCCAATTATAAATTACATCAATTAGATTACATTAGCTCAAAATATGATAGATAA
- a CDS encoding acyl carrier protein, with amino-acid sequence MIDKIKLIMATVFDVESSSIAQETSSETIEKWDSINHMNLITSLEDEFDIRFDDAEIAEMLNFKAIFESVTKKINK; translated from the coding sequence ATGATAGATAAAATAAAATTAATAATGGCTACAGTTTTTGATGTAGAGTCATCTTCTATAGCTCAAGAAACATCTTCTGAAACTATTGAAAAGTGGGATTCAATTAACCATATGAATTTGATTACGTCATTAGAAGATGAATTTGATATTCGTTTTGATGATGCTGAAATTGCAGAAATGCTTAATTTTAAAGCTATTTTTGAAAGTGTTACTAAAAAAATTAACAAGTAA
- a CDS encoding class I SAM-dependent methyltransferase, with amino-acid sequence MTKDLNELQQVYDYASYLPEQYRNEIEEYYTNSIGTNAWKLQNFPKYVPRQSLTRFLVRYEIFKKILNIQGSIVEIGVLDGASLMSWAQFSAIFEHLNHQRKIFGFDMFGDKPSIGEHDKTGIALKQYEDGKMGLDSFEDISKAIKVFDKNRFLNSIEKVVLVKGDVKKTAPEFIQKNPETIVSLLYLDVNLYEPTKAALDAFLPRMPKGAVIVFDELNDRGLPGETLAVLDSIDIKKLRIERFPFDTKISFAVID; translated from the coding sequence ATGACAAAGGATTTAAACGAATTGCAACAGGTCTATGATTATGCTTCATATTTACCTGAACAATATAGAAATGAAATAGAAGAGTACTATACCAATAGTATTGGAACAAACGCCTGGAAACTACAAAATTTTCCTAAATATGTTCCTCGTCAGTCTCTCACTAGATTTTTGGTTAGATACGAAATATTCAAAAAAATATTAAATATTCAAGGTTCTATAGTTGAGATTGGCGTTTTAGATGGTGCTAGTTTAATGTCTTGGGCTCAGTTTAGTGCAATATTTGAACATTTAAATCATCAACGGAAGATTTTTGGTTTTGATATGTTTGGTGATAAGCCTTCAATTGGAGAACATGATAAAACAGGTATTGCATTGAAGCAGTATGAGGATGGGAAAATGGGATTGGATTCGTTTGAAGATATTTCAAAAGCGATAAAAGTATTTGATAAAAATAGATTTCTAAATTCTATTGAGAAGGTTGTTTTGGTAAAAGGCGATGTTAAAAAAACAGCTCCTGAGTTTATTCAAAAAAATCCGGAAACAATTGTTAGTTTGCTTTATCTGGATGTAAATCTTTACGAGCCTACCAAAGCTGCTTTAGATGCCTTTTTGCCTAGAATGCCAAAAGGCGCTGTAATTGTTTTCGATGAATTAAATGATAGAGGTTTACCAGGTGAGACTCTAGCGGTTTTGGATTCTATCGATATTAAAAAATTAAGGATAGAACGTTTCCCATTTGATACAAAAATTTCTTTTGCTGTAATTGACTAA
- a CDS encoding N-acetyl sugar amidotransferase, with translation MKYCKECLQTDSRPGIAFNKEGVCPACTYHKSLSLVDWDERRAELDTIVSFGKANNSSGYDCIIGVSGGKDSTRQAFFVKDVLKMNPLLVCLSYPPEQITQRGVDNVSNMIKHGFDCIVINPAPQTWRTLMRRGFLEFGNWGKSTELALFSSVPRLAIAYQIPLIWWGENAALQLGDLNVMGKNGSDGNNLRKMNTLGGGDYTWILKDNEIKKNEILQYCYPSEKDMEDANLRITFLGYFWKDWSLRDNGNFSALRGLEIRNENPVDIGDYLGVTGLDEDWVGLNQMIKYLKYGFGRVTDYVNEDIRNGRLTRDEAIQLVEKYDGKCSGSYIKSFSDYIGITVDDFWGQIDSYVNKSLFEKDNNLRWKPKFKVGFNS, from the coding sequence GTGAAGTACTGTAAAGAATGTCTTCAAACGGATAGCAGACCTGGTATAGCTTTTAATAAAGAGGGAGTATGTCCGGCATGTACCTATCATAAAAGTTTAAGTCTTGTTGACTGGGATGAGCGTAGAGCAGAATTAGATACTATTGTATCCTTTGGTAAAGCGAATAATAGTTCCGGATATGACTGTATTATTGGTGTAAGTGGTGGTAAAGATAGTACTCGTCAGGCATTTTTTGTAAAAGATGTATTGAAAATGAATCCTTTGTTAGTTTGTTTGAGTTATCCTCCAGAACAAATTACACAAAGAGGAGTTGATAATGTGTCAAATATGATTAAACATGGATTTGATTGTATTGTAATAAATCCTGCACCCCAAACTTGGCGAACTCTTATGAGAAGAGGGTTTCTAGAATTTGGAAATTGGGGTAAATCTACCGAATTAGCTTTGTTTAGTAGTGTTCCAAGATTAGCTATTGCGTATCAAATTCCATTAATTTGGTGGGGTGAAAATGCCGCATTACAATTAGGAGATTTAAATGTTATGGGCAAAAATGGAAGTGATGGAAATAATTTACGTAAAATGAATACTTTAGGTGGCGGGGATTATACTTGGATATTGAAAGATAATGAGATAAAAAAAAATGAAATTCTTCAATATTGTTATCCTTCAGAAAAAGATATGGAGGATGCCAATTTAAGAATTACATTTTTAGGCTATTTTTGGAAAGATTGGTCACTAAGAGATAATGGTAATTTTTCTGCACTAAGAGGTTTAGAAATTAGAAATGAAAACCCTGTTGATATTGGAGATTATTTGGGTGTTACAGGTTTAGATGAGGATTGGGTAGGATTGAACCAAATGATAAAGTATCTTAAATATGGATTTGGTCGCGTAACAGACTATGTAAATGAAGATATTCGAAATGGTCGTTTAACTAGAGATGAAGCTATACAGTTGGTAGAGAAATACGATGGAAAATGTTCAGGTAGTTATATAAAGAGTTTTTCGGATTATATCGGAATTACAGTCGATGATTTTTGGGGTCAAATAGATTCTTATGTAAACAAAAGTTTGTTTGAAAAGGATAATAATCTCAGGTGGAAACCTAAATTTAAAGTTGGGTTTAATTCGTGA
- the hisH gene encoding imidazole glycerol phosphate synthase subunit HisH — MSKKQKIVIIDYGVGNVHSVANAISFLGYSKLKISDKEIDINGADTLILPGVGAFDEAMRNLNKRNLHLILGENVLVKKKKILGICVGMQMLASYSEENGIHKGLDWIKGSVKKLEVSSPFSVPHVGWNDILIKKSAPLFDNCINMAHFYFDHSYHFETELSNIAAECDYGIKLTAAVQLENIFGVQFHPEKSQLNGLRMFRSFFNSI; from the coding sequence GTGAGTAAGAAACAAAAAATAGTAATTATTGATTATGGTGTTGGAAATGTGCATTCCGTTGCAAACGCTATTTCTTTTCTTGGTTATAGTAAATTAAAAATATCAGATAAGGAGATTGATATTAATGGAGCTGACACTTTGATTTTGCCAGGGGTTGGAGCTTTTGATGAGGCAATGAGAAATTTAAATAAAAGGAATTTACATTTAATTTTGGGGGAAAATGTTTTAGTGAAAAAGAAGAAAATTTTAGGAATTTGTGTAGGTATGCAAATGTTGGCTTCGTATTCTGAAGAGAATGGGATACATAAAGGATTGGATTGGATTAAAGGAAGTGTTAAAAAACTTGAAGTTTCTAGCCCTTTTTCTGTTCCTCATGTTGGATGGAATGATATTCTTATTAAGAAATCTGCCCCTCTTTTTGATAATTGTATTAATATGGCGCATTTCTATTTTGACCATAGTTATCATTTTGAAACAGAGTTGTCTAATATTGCCGCAGAATGCGACTATGGAATTAAATTAACTGCAGCGGTTCAATTAGAAAATATTTTTGGGGTTCAATTTCATCCGGAAAAAAGTCAATTAAATGGACTAAGGATGTTTCGTTCTTTTTTCAATTCTATATAA
- the hisF gene encoding imidazole glycerol phosphate synthase subunit HisF, with amino-acid sequence MLKKRIVATLVVKNNIVVQSIGFSKFLPVGKPDIAVEFLNQWGVDEIIFLDIDATKYKRLPNYSLIKKISRKCQVPLTVGGGIKDINHIKELMHCGADKVSLNNSAINNSELISEAATVFGNQCVVASIDATYINNQYKVYDYTSKKIIDRLPADFAVDMERAGAGEILINSVDRDGCYTGFDLNLINSVCNAVRVPVICSGGAKNAIDFVEVFQKTNVSAAAAANFFHFSEHSVITSKAFVSNRLPIRIETQATYHSSSFDLDLRLQKKNDDALEKLLFTKIEKELI; translated from the coding sequence ATGCTAAAGAAACGTATTGTAGCTACATTAGTTGTAAAGAACAATATTGTTGTTCAAAGTATAGGTTTTTCAAAATTTCTGCCCGTAGGTAAGCCAGATATTGCAGTTGAGTTTTTGAATCAATGGGGGGTAGATGAAATAATTTTTTTAGATATTGATGCTACAAAATACAAACGATTACCTAATTATTCGTTAATTAAAAAAATTTCTCGTAAGTGTCAGGTTCCGTTAACAGTTGGTGGTGGAATAAAAGATATTAACCATATTAAAGAATTAATGCACTGTGGAGCAGATAAGGTTTCGTTGAATAATAGTGCAATAAATAATTCAGAATTAATTTCTGAAGCAGCTACCGTATTTGGGAATCAATGTGTCGTGGCGTCAATCGATGCTACGTACATTAACAACCAATATAAAGTTTATGATTATACTTCGAAAAAAATAATTGATAGATTACCTGCTGATTTTGCAGTTGATATGGAGAGGGCAGGTGCAGGTGAAATTTTAATTAATTCTGTTGACAGAGATGGTTGCTACACAGGATTTGATTTGAATCTCATTAATTCTGTTTGCAATGCTGTAAGAGTTCCTGTTATATGTAGTGGAGGAGCAAAGAATGCAATCGATTTTGTTGAAGTGTTTCAAAAAACGAATGTTTCTGCAGCAGCAGCGGCTAATTTTTTTCATTTTTCAGAACATAGTGTTATTACCTCTAAGGCATTTGTATCAAATAGATTACCTATCAGAATTGAAACGCAGGCTACATATCATTCATCTTCTTTTGATTTAGACCTTAGACTTCAAAAAAAAAATGATGATGCTCTTGAGAAATTGTTATTTACTAAAATTGAAAAAGAGTTAATATAA
- a CDS encoding N-acetyl sugar amidotransferase, whose protein sequence is MMICSRCLYTDNHPLNITFDDDGVCSGCRVHEEKDTLDWNLRSEKLESILNEYRNKSGNNYDCIIPVSGARDSYFIVHTIKNIYKMNPLLVTYNKQYNTDLGIRNLANLRIKFNCDIMTLTVNPETVKRITRASLRKLGSIYWHCIAGQTVYPVQVAVKFKIPLIVWGAHQGLDQVGMFSHLDEVEMTRKYRKEHDLMGYEAEDFVDEFDGISIDDITQFKYPEDIELEQVGVRGIYLNNYIRWDSMDQHRKMIEMYDYESYPQTRTFDPYNDVDCFNYSDVHDYIKFLKHGYSKVTDHACREIRLRKITREEGERLVQKYSHIYPKNLSLFLDWIGMTENAFNYIIDAHRNKEKWNRDENWQWQLQNAINYTVDKSLIEKSRLPLLKSSFNIRNTPLKRKNYKENKYILVGRGFGES, encoded by the coding sequence ATAATGATTTGTAGTAGGTGCTTATATACAGATAATCATCCATTGAATATAACCTTTGATGATGATGGGGTTTGCAGTGGATGTAGGGTGCATGAAGAGAAAGATACTTTAGATTGGAATCTTAGGTCAGAGAAACTTGAATCTATACTAAACGAATATAGAAATAAGTCAGGAAATAATTATGATTGTATAATTCCTGTAAGTGGTGCTAGGGATTCATATTTTATTGTACATACAATAAAGAATATATATAAAATGAACCCTTTGCTTGTTACATACAACAAGCAGTATAATACAGATTTGGGTATCAGAAATCTTGCGAATCTAAGAATAAAGTTTAACTGCGATATAATGACTCTTACTGTTAATCCAGAAACAGTAAAAAGAATAACAAGAGCCTCTCTGAGAAAACTTGGAAGTATTTATTGGCATTGTATTGCAGGACAAACTGTTTATCCCGTGCAGGTTGCTGTTAAGTTCAAAATACCATTAATTGTATGGGGTGCTCATCAAGGTCTTGATCAAGTAGGAATGTTTTCTCATTTGGACGAAGTGGAGATGACTCGAAAATATAGAAAGGAGCATGATTTAATGGGGTATGAAGCAGAAGATTTTGTGGATGAGTTTGATGGAATTAGTATAGATGATATTACACAATTTAAGTATCCTGAAGATATAGAACTAGAACAAGTAGGTGTTCGCGGCATATATCTTAATAATTATATTCGTTGGGATTCAATGGATCAGCATAGGAAAATGATTGAGATGTATGATTACGAATCCTATCCACAAACTAGAACATTTGACCCCTATAATGATGTTGATTGTTTTAATTATTCTGACGTACACGACTATATTAAATTTTTGAAACATGGATACTCTAAAGTTACTGACCATGCTTGTAGGGAAATTCGACTAAGAAAAATTACAAGAGAAGAAGGAGAACGGTTGGTGCAAAAGTATTCTCATATTTATCCTAAAAATTTGTCACTTTTTTTAGATTGGATAGGAATGACAGAAAATGCCTTTAATTATATAATTGATGCCCATCGAAATAAAGAAAAATGGAATAGAGATGAGAATTGGCAATGGCAACTGCAAAACGCAATTAATTATACTGTTGATAAGTCCTTAATCGAAAAATCAAGATTACCTCTTTTAAAAAGTAGTTTTAACATTAGAAATACACCTTTAAAAAGAAAAAATTATAAAGAAAATAAATATATATTAGTTGGCAGAGGATTTGGAGAGAGTTAG
- a CDS encoding polysaccharide biosynthesis C-terminal domain-containing protein yields MFKKLFKSFSIYSLSSVISAILGLLILPILTKHLSQKDYGITALFNAYVLVLSPFLNLSSGGYFWIQFFKKENSKSDLNKLFSTYFWFVLFSLVAITIVIAFVFPFFQDYSIFSFVFILLLPLTSFLSILSDEPKNFFINSKFTISYFVYSVFITIVELGLTYYFVVYVFRSWEGRILAWICSLIMQFLFSIWLFGIKVKLISFSFDKNVLYKILNFGYPLIFHQLGKFVVNQSDRLFITKMVSIDEAGVYSIGYQIGATILLPIIAFGNYYSPFVMERLVAIDNFKKLEITKMSYTFLGFMLLFFFLQILIAPFFFDVFIDKKFEQGLEYVFWTGLAYVFWGAYLMFSSVLFYYGKTKFLGWISIFNILLNCVLNYFFILHFGAIGAAYATLVSFICIFFISAWYSNRLFPMPWLFFVNK; encoded by the coding sequence ATGTTCAAAAAATTATTTAAGTCATTTTCTATTTATTCGCTTAGTTCTGTAATATCTGCTATTTTAGGTCTTTTAATACTCCCAATATTAACCAAACATTTGTCTCAAAAAGACTATGGGATTACTGCCTTGTTTAATGCATATGTACTTGTACTATCTCCTTTCTTAAACTTAAGTTCTGGAGGCTATTTTTGGATTCAGTTTTTTAAAAAAGAAAACTCTAAATCCGACTTAAATAAATTGTTTTCGACCTATTTTTGGTTTGTACTTTTTTCTCTTGTTGCAATTACAATAGTTATTGCATTTGTGTTTCCATTTTTTCAAGACTATTCGATTTTTTCTTTTGTTTTTATTTTACTGCTTCCTCTAACCTCTTTCTTATCAATTCTTAGCGATGAACCTAAGAATTTTTTTATTAATTCGAAATTTACCATTTCCTATTTCGTTTATTCTGTATTTATAACAATTGTAGAATTAGGTTTGACGTACTATTTTGTAGTATATGTTTTTCGAAGTTGGGAGGGACGAATATTAGCATGGATTTGTTCGCTTATTATGCAGTTTTTATTTAGTATTTGGCTCTTTGGAATAAAGGTTAAATTAATCTCATTTAGCTTTGATAAAAATGTGCTATATAAAATATTAAATTTTGGTTACCCTCTTATATTTCATCAATTAGGAAAGTTTGTAGTTAATCAAAGTGATAGACTATTTATAACAAAAATGGTTTCGATTGATGAGGCGGGTGTTTACAGTATTGGATATCAAATAGGAGCTACAATATTGTTGCCAATTATAGCTTTTGGTAATTATTATAGCCCATTCGTAATGGAACGTCTGGTAGCTATTGATAATTTCAAGAAGCTTGAGATTACAAAAATGTCTTATACTTTCCTTGGGTTTATGCTCCTTTTCTTTTTTTTGCAAATACTAATTGCTCCTTTCTTTTTTGATGTTTTTATTGATAAAAAGTTTGAACAGGGATTGGAGTACGTTTTTTGGACAGGGTTAGCTTATGTATTTTGGGGAGCTTACTTAATGTTTTCTTCTGTTCTTTTTTATTATGGTAAAACAAAATTTTTAGGTTGGATATCCATATTTAATATTTTATTGAATTGCGTTTTAAATTATTTTTTTATACTTCATTTTGGTGCAATTGGGGCAGCATATGCCACTCTTGTCAGTTTTATTTGTATATTTTTTATTTCTGCTTGGTATAGTAATAGACTCTTTCCGATGCCATGGTTGTTTTTCGTTAATAAATAA
- a CDS encoding FkbM family methyltransferase: MKKILKEIYRLIPFKKQFFLFIKFFWTPPHSIYKHLHFNDEILISVDNSHKFKMMHYGFQVENDLFWEGIHSGYEGMSMNLWIKLARKSNVVFDIGANTGTYSMVTKCINPNARVFAIEPVKRVFEKLKANAHINNFDIVCIEAAASNNVGVATIYDTFEAHTYSVTVNKNRNLAETKVFTTEINTTTLDSIIEKYAIPKIDLMKIDVETHEPEVLEGYRKYFALHKPTLLIEILNDEVGKRVEDFVKPLGYLFFSLEEGDSIKKVDKIIQRGFLNYLLCSSETAKELELV; the protein is encoded by the coding sequence ATGAAAAAAATATTAAAAGAAATCTACCGTTTAATTCCATTTAAAAAACAATTTTTTTTGTTTATTAAATTTTTTTGGACACCACCACACTCTATTTATAAACACCTCCATTTTAATGATGAAATATTAATTAGTGTAGATAATAGTCATAAGTTTAAAATGATGCATTATGGTTTTCAGGTAGAGAATGATTTGTTTTGGGAAGGAATTCATAGTGGTTATGAGGGAATGTCCATGAATCTATGGATAAAATTAGCTAGAAAATCTAATGTTGTTTTTGATATTGGAGCCAATACAGGTACGTATTCTATGGTTACTAAATGTATCAATCCCAATGCTAGAGTATTTGCAATTGAACCAGTTAAAAGAGTTTTTGAAAAGCTAAAGGCAAATGCTCATATAAATAATTTTGATATAGTATGTATTGAAGCCGCTGCATCTAATAATGTAGGGGTAGCAACCATTTACGACACATTTGAAGCACATACTTATTCTGTTACAGTTAATAAAAACAGAAACTTGGCGGAGACGAAAGTATTTACCACGGAGATAAATACAACTACCCTTGATAGTATTATTGAAAAATATGCCATACCAAAGATTGACTTGATGAAGATTGATGTTGAAACACATGAACCAGAAGTATTGGAGGGGTATAGAAAGTATTTTGCTTTGCATAAACCAACTTTATTAATTGAGATATTGAATGATGAAGTTGGTAAAAGAGTTGAAGATTTTGTTAAACCGCTTGGCTATTTGTTTTTTAGTTTAGAAGAGGGCGATTCGATTAAAAAAGTAGATAAGATAATTCAACGCGGTTTCCTTAATTATCTTCTTTGTAGTAGTGAAACTGCTAAAGAATTAGAATTAGTTTAA
- a CDS encoding glycosyltransferase family 4 protein codes for MNKKIKVVYIISNIQNRVFQFEWQAEKIDKTKFDIFFILLNSKISPFESFLIEKKIPVIRINYTSKKNIIYSFFKCYLILKKIKPHIIHTHLFEASLIGLTAAKFAGIKKRVYTRHHSDSNISYAPNAVKYDKFINKMSTSIIAISENVKNILITLEQVSPEKIKIIEHGIDLEEVDSISETRIEKLKLKYNSQNQKPVIGVISRYIKLKGLEYVIDAFSRLLLSYPSARLLLFNCKGNYSPIIKEKLKKLPSSNYLEVEFEEDLYALYKIFDIYIHTPIDSRCEAFGQTYIEALVTKTPSIFTLSGIANDFIENKRNALVVDYKNSENIYNAIKELLTNNNLVCTLVQNGEQDVRRKFNINEKIKELEAYYISL; via the coding sequence GTGAACAAAAAAATAAAAGTAGTATATATCATCTCTAATATTCAAAATAGAGTTTTTCAATTTGAATGGCAAGCGGAAAAAATAGATAAAACTAAATTTGATATTTTTTTCATTCTATTAAATAGTAAAATATCTCCATTTGAATCTTTTTTAATTGAAAAAAAAATTCCAGTTATTAGAATAAACTATACTTCCAAAAAAAATATTATTTACTCATTTTTCAAATGCTATCTTATTTTAAAAAAAATAAAACCCCATATAATTCACACTCACTTATTTGAAGCATCATTAATAGGTCTAACAGCTGCAAAATTTGCTGGTATAAAAAAAAGGGTTTATACGAGACATCATTCTGACTCTAATATTTCCTACGCTCCCAATGCTGTTAAATACGACAAGTTTATAAACAAAATGAGTACTTCCATTATTGCAATAAGTGAAAATGTAAAAAACATATTAATCACACTTGAACAGGTTAGTCCAGAAAAAATTAAAATTATTGAACATGGCATAGACCTTGAAGAAGTTGATTCAATTTCAGAAACTCGAATTGAGAAATTAAAATTAAAATACAACTCCCAAAACCAGAAACCAGTAATTGGGGTAATTTCTAGATACATCAAACTAAAAGGGTTAGAATATGTTATTGATGCGTTTAGCAGACTACTTTTATCATATCCTAGTGCACGACTACTTCTATTTAACTGTAAGGGCAACTATTCACCTATTATAAAGGAAAAACTAAAAAAATTACCTTCTTCAAATTACTTGGAAGTAGAATTTGAAGAAGATTTATATGCACTTTATAAAATATTTGACATTTATATACATACTCCAATCGATTCTAGATGTGAGGCATTTGGACAAACATACATTGAGGCATTAGTAACTAAAACACCTTCAATATTTACACTATCAGGAATTGCCAATGATTTTATTGAAAACAAACGAAATGCCTTGGTAGTAGATTACAAAAATTCCGAAAACATTTATAATGCAATTAAGGAACTACTTACAAACAATAATCTAGTATGCACATTAGTCCAAAATGGAGAGCAAGATGTAAGAAGAAAATTCAACATTAACGAAAAGATAAAAGAGCTTGAGGCATACTACATTTCACTATAA